From Pseudomonadota bacterium:
TTGCCCTGACCCACCGCAACCTGTTGACCCTTGAAGATCTGGATTTTACCCATTGGAAGTCTCCTGCATCTCATCCTGCTTCCGTCAGCGATTTCTCCCTGGCGTGTGCCGAAAAAAATCATATCAGCCTGGTGCTGGAAAATTCTCGCTGGAATATTCTAAAAACTGCCAAACAGCTGCAAATCTGCCCGAATACCCTCCGCAAAAAAATCTCCTCTTATTATCTCAAACC
This genomic window contains:
- a CDS encoding sigma-54-dependent Fis family transcriptional regulator, with the protein product HLQLPPLRERQEDMPFLVGYLLARISHKLGHQVHAVEKEVLEKFNQHFWPGNIRELENILTNGIALTHRNLLTLEDLDFTHWKSPASHPASVSDFSLACAEKNHISLVLENSRWNILKTAKQLQICPNTLRKKISSYYLKPSRREKDSH